In the genome of Plasmodium yoelii strain 17X genome assembly, chromosome: 14, one region contains:
- a CDS encoding sporozoite surface protein 3: MFTIIYCIFISIFIFYTPVKGDGYICDFSAEKFNIDFDDYYDDVICEHEIGNGDSIGLIIPRYKDENGYINVRTKCFDEVSLNVLGDNIMSIYDLYGKDEISVSNENKLYNSEYISSILQIKNVNKNNRIYCTFDNINRNGVLIHKGITKISIENKISKQENNKSNTHVIDIFNNINLNVDNSNNNYYIETKPGSILYMLGTNLLKNEYIYFDDNCALSFEKIGQIYKYVFPLVNETDITYICTMYINKEGNKTNIGKINITFKQQSPTIDTISKDVLKKYIKYDVEKKLNKILFGTKDDSSNNLNNVQYTEQGVDINKGHISNIHGINIDKDYCNNDTCIELFSRSKCSSFCGNGYRLMDGYNIHYDTQSVIPCNNGDCSIENEVEPFIIFAWASIVFFCIMIAILIITIYFILEKNKTKKVKPSNPFISYDTNIK; the protein is encoded by the coding sequence atgtttactattatttattgtatatttatctccatttttattttttatacccCTGTCAAAGGGGATGGATATATATGTGACTTTTCTGcagaaaaatttaatatagacTTTGACGATTATTATGATGATGTAATATGTGAGCATGAAATAGGGAATGGAGATAGTATAGGGTTAATTATACCAAGATACAAAGATGAGAATGGGTATATAAATGTAAGAACAAAATGCTTTGATGAAGTGTCTTTAAACGTATTAGGAGATAACATTATGTCAATATATGATTTATATGGCAAAGATGAAATTAGTGTAtctaatgaaaataaattgtaTAATAGTGAATATATATCTTCGATATTACAAATTAAGAatgtaaacaaaaataatcgAATTTATTGTACTTTTGACAATATAAATAGAAATGGAGTATTAATTCATAAAGGGATAACAAAAATTTcaattgaaaataaaattagtaAACAAGAGAATAATAAATCCAATACACATGTTATTGATATattcaataatataaatttaaatgtagataattctaataataacTATTATATCGAAACAAAACCAGGaagcatattatatatgttaggaacaaatttattaaaaaatgaatatatatattttgatgaTAATTGTGCACTTTCTTTTGAAAAAATTGgacaaatttataaatatgtattccCATTAGTAAATGAAACagatattacatatatatgtacaatgtatattaataaagagGGAAACAAAACAAACATCgggaaaataaatatcacaTTTAAACAGCAATCTCCTACTATTGATACTATTAGTAAAGatgttttgaaaaaatatataaaatatgatgtagaaaaaaaattaaataaaatattatttggGACAAAAGATGATAGTTCTAATAATCTAAATAATGTTCAATATACTGAGCAAGGAGTAGACATAAATAAAGGACATATATCAAATATCCACGGGATAAATATTGATAAAGATTATTGTAATAATGATACATGTATTGAGCTATTTAGCAGATCAAAATGTTCATCTTTTTGTGGAAATGGATATAGATTAATGGACggatataatatacattatgATACCCAATCAGTTATTCCATGTAATAATGGGGATTGTTCAATCGAAAATGAAGTTGAaccatttattatttttgcatGGGCATCTATAGTTTTTTTCTGTATTATGATTGCAATtcttattattactatatatttcattctagagaaaaataaaacaaaaaaagtgAAACCTTCTAACCCTTTCATTTCTTACGATACAAATATTAAATGA